CTGAGTCCACAGAGGCAAGATTCTAACTCCACTTTTGCAGCTGTGAAGTGTAGGTGCTATAAACTAGAAAGGTGTTTTTTATTGTTCACATCAGGGGTAAAGCTTGTTTCTTTGCTCTGCCTTTATAACTAGCTTTGGTCTTTTATTCCATCTCTCTGAgtaaacatatacacactgtaGCTGAGCAGTGACactgagaacagaaaaacagttgtGGTTTTAAACAGAACCTAAGACACCAAGTTACCAAGTCTTTGGTGTTACTTCCTTTTACTTTCCACTAACTTCAATTGTGCAGACTACGGTAAACAATGTACACTACATTGTTTGGAAATAAATACCATTTGCCTGCATGTATGATGATACAATATGACCTTTAGTTTATTCTCCCACAGAGATTCAGGTTAGCACATCTCTATTAGAGGAAGAAAGCTGTAACTGAAGATCACATAGTTGATGGCACAATAGAAAGAAAAACTCACACTAGATGGTAGCATAAATGTTTTATCCTTTTAGGATTTTTAAAATAGCAATATCAATGTGTGAAACACATATTTACAACATTAGATACATGTATTTTAATATGATTCATGTGGTCAAGTTCCTCTGACTCTAAAAGGTCTGTAAAGTGACAGTGCAGGTACTAAAGGCTTTCCGGGGGAAACTGTAATTGGAATCTGGTGCGATAACATGATCCAGATACACTATAACCCAGTATCTCTGAGCTGCTACACTGTAGTATGACAGCACAACATCTGCACATTACAGCTTTATGTACACTTCCATCATCTCCCTTCACTCTGTTTCCTTATTCCTCAAAGCTCGGATTAATGATCACAGCTTAACTTTGTCTTCAACTGTGTCTTTTATCCACAATATGGAATATTTTCTTGTCGACAGCTGACATCCACCAGCTATGAGATGCACTGGGATATCCTGTTTACCAAATTAAAAGCCTGACCTTGTATCCAGCTGACTACATGCGCTCAGACCACACCACTacacacatattttacatacaatCAACTGAGATAATCTTTATGTCTTTCTGTCCtgcataaatattaaatgttgcACACGCTGTGCAAGTGTCATCTATATAACAGCTCACACAATGAATTATTAAGAAATGTGAAgtcaacaacagcagagaatgcCCAATTTCTGCACCAAATACTGCAAAAGCTCAAAAGTTGAAGTTTGAGAAACCATATTCAAGTTAATATCAGTTTTCATCTGAATATCACATGTAACTCAATAACTCTGTAATCAATTTGTGTACGATACAAACttattacaaataaaatgaTCACTTTAGTGCTTCAGTAGTACTTGGTGAGAGCAATTAGCCGCCTCCTCAGTTCTCTCCACCAGACCAAAAGGCCAGAAACACACCACCCTGCTGTCAGTGGAAAATTTACAAGGCAGTCAATCAGCCACAAAGAAGACATCCTATGGTAAAAGCGGTGAGTGACAGTTTGGgtataaagaaaaatactttgTAAAGTGCAGTTTGCAAGTAATTCAGTCATATTGTacaaatgtaatatttatttatctttacaATTTTAACTGATTTTAACAAAAACCCACTTCATAGTCAACTAGAAAAGGCCACCTATGAAAGTAAACACCTTTtgatttgttggttttttttttccatctactGTGAAAGACGTTTACGTTTAAACCAAATTTTGATTGTtacaacagaaaatgattttcatctgCATGATCATCACAGCTCTGGCAGCAACAGCTCAAGCAAAAGGTACACTTCAACAATTACGTAGTTAATAGCACTGGTGCATAGATAAAAGTTACTAAAGACTTTAGGATGCAATATATTAACTTATTCGAAGCAACAATTGTATGAAATTATAAGTTTTGATTActtattttgtcagttttgtaaATTCATAAAAATTTGCCAAAACCCGATGTCACCTAATGCAGGGTAATGTGTCACTAACAGcatcactcagtcactcactcaACATTTACTGATTCAATACTCTGTGATTAAAAAGAGTGATTCTATCACATTACAAGTTTTCCTTGTAATGTAACTTCCTTGTAACAGACATGAGTTAGGTTTAGCACAGTAAGTGAATAGTTGTTGGTCGCACAGGAAAATAATCTacacagtacttttttttttttcacttttctttctactgaaatgaaatgttatgGTTCCATTTtctagaaaaatgttttgataagtattttgttttgtatctGCCAGGGGCTATGGAATGCAATTTATCTGAATCTACTGGAGCTCAGCACTGTTCTGGAGCACTTGGGAAACCACTAATTTTTTACCTACCCATTAGTACAAATAAAAGGATAACTCTGACAAGGAACGCTGATGTCATTATCAGGGTAGGCAATAATACAGAAACGCAAATCAGCAACAAATACCATGATCGCACTGCATTCATCACAAATGAAACATTTAAGCTTGACAAGGTGACAAAGAGTGATTCTGGATATTACCTGTTGGAAACATATGGACCCGATGGTGCATTATCGCAGAAAATCAACATCCATCTTGAAATACAAGGTaagaacaaaaaagcaaaacattttaaattattttacttaATTAAAATATACGTTCATACACCAATGTAGATATGCTGCACTTAAAAGAATACAATTTTAAAGTAAGGACTGCGTAACTGTTCAAATTACAAAGCAAATAAATTATGATTATATAAATCCTAAAAGGTATCTATGCTCAGGAAGTTGTGTCTGTCTCACAAGCTGCAGTTGGGTCTTTAAAAGTTTGCTCATATGTATTCAACATTAAGTCTACATCAGGGTCATGAGTACAAAATGTTCAACTTGTGGTTACTTTTTAAATATTGCTGTAGGTACCTATATGTAGAGATTTGTTAGTATACaaatactgtataaaacatctgtgaaatgtattacaaatattttatgaatttttttACGCAATAAGTCGGGTAAAAGAATACGGAAGTTTTCAtattagtatttattttttatacacCTTTTATCAATTAATTTCCATAAATGCTGGGTGCAGGTGAGTTGCCTACTCCATTTTCATTGTAGAAAGCTCCCTGCTAACTTTTACTGTCTCAAGTTTTAATAGTTGACTAAGACCTTTCAATCttaaaaacaacttcaaaatGCTTTTCTACAATGGAAGTAGAAACTGAAACAGATACATATGtaaagacaacatgaaatacAATGGctgattgataagtttgtggtCGAAGGTCGAAGGAGATGAGCTACACAACTCTTGTTACATGCACATGGTTCAACTATTTGAGTGATTATGATTACTATGACGATTATTATGATAATGATTATTGTGACTATGATATTTGTCTTCCAGCTCCAGTGTCAAAACCAGCTGTGTCTCAGATGTGTTTGTCACCAGAAGTGATGAAGGTCAGCTGCTCCTCTGAGGGAGATGGAGCagagtttattttgactttggACAGTAACTTACTGATACCAACCAGAGCTCAGAGAACAGATGAACAACACCAGCCCAGTGTTTCAAACGTTACCATCAGCTTACACGGTCAACTGATAGGAAACTTGATGTGTACTGTTCAAAATAATGTCAGCAGAGAAGAAACAGATATCCACCTTACAAGCTGTAAAGGTAGtgtattttaattaataacgatttttttttaaattctttgcTTCATACAATCTCCTCAAtgatattttatgtattttttttaaaagtgatttagtaattaagaaaaaagaaaactaactGTCCTGTTGGGTGGGGAAGGTTAGAAGGTTAGGTAAATCCCAAGAACACATCTAGGATTCTGACTTGTGGTTTGTCCTTCAGAACAATCTTGGCAACCCTCAGAATCACCATCTCAATTGTGCTGTagtcaaacaaagaaaacctcTGTCAACTGAAATCATACTTTGTCTTCAACAAATCAATTGGTCGCGGGGCAAAAAAAAGCTACTAAAACGGCCACACTGCACTGAGTGCACTCTACCTGGAAGCCTTATTAGCTTAAATGAATTACAAGTAAACATAAAAAGGCAGTAGTTGCAGCATAACATAACATGCCAATATGCCAATTCTGATATGTTCAGACTAAAAAGCCTCAAGTGTTCAAAACGAAAGTTGACGGAGCATCTAACCACAGAAAAGATAGCCTACCATTTTTCGATTATTTGCCATGTTGGACATTGATCTAGCTGTAAATTGCTGATGACTTCCTGGACATGGTGTCAATTAATTTGGAGCCAACTTCAAGTAAATCATCAATAAACGCACAGTAAACGTTAAAAAAGTTGGAAAAATTTGTCCTAGCAGTCTCCCCCCATTAACAAGTTGACTGTCCCTCTCACCACAGAAAATAATGGATCAATTAAGACTATTCTTGCTGTACTTTTCTCCTTATGAAAGCATCAATAGCGATTGTCCAACCAATGAGAATTTGATCAGACGAGAGCATTTTGACCAACCAATCAACCAGTCTGTAAGGCAACAGGTAAACTATAAACCTTAATCTTAATATCTAATTTGCATTAATACTTGTATTTCTAGGTTCCACTTCTCACCTCTCTCTTGTGACTGTGGCTGTGATAACAAGTGCTGCCACgctgcttctccttctccttctccttctgcttttgtttcttggtatcaaacatttcattaaaaaagcaAGACCCATGACGGTTAATAAAGGTAAGAGAAAGATGTTTTCCCAATTCCCATGTCTTAACCTACCCTCTGTCTCACTGAGGGATGTACTGATATTTATGAAAATTTTTGCCAGGTCACTATGTGAAACATGTTCAGTATGCTTGACattcatgaaaataattttgcaTGAAAGAAGTCATGTCTATTTTGATTGAAGTTATGTCACAATTCTGTGGAAGGACAAATGAAAGCTGAAACATTTTAAGCATCTGTTTTTACTCCTTTCAGACAAtgctgaagatgaaattgtCTACTCAGAAGTCAAAACAAAGAAGCTTACAAGAGAAACCAGGCCCAAGCCACATCAAAATGCAACTTAATTTTCTCCTAAAAAATTCTTAATGAACCAGTCTCAGCCTAAACCCTAACCTTACCCTACCAGACCCAGGGTTTCCAAAGTCTACATTTCTAATTAAAAACCGGAACAGTTAATTAGATATTAGCTGCTCCTGT
This genomic stretch from Toxotes jaculatrix isolate fToxJac2 chromosome 12, fToxJac2.pri, whole genome shotgun sequence harbors:
- the LOC121191166 gene encoding uncharacterized protein LOC121191166 — translated: MVKAKMIFICMIITALAATAQAKGAMECNLSESTGAQHCSGALGKPLIFYLPISTNKRITLTRNADVIIRVGNNTETQISNKYHDRTAFITNETFKLDKVTKSDSGYYLLETYGPDGALSQKINIHLEIQAPVSKPAVSQMCLSPEVMKVSCSSEGDGAEFILTLDSNLLIPTRAQRTDEQHQPSVSNVTISLHGQLIGNLMCTVQNNVSREETDIHLTSCKGSTSHLSLVTVAVITSAATLLLLLLLLLLLFLGIKHFIKKARPMTVNKDNAEDEIVYSEVKTKKLTRETRPKPHQNAT